A stretch of the Arthrobacter stackebrandtii genome encodes the following:
- a CDS encoding hydroxypyruvate isomerase family protein: MTYTVNCSILLTELPLLERPAAAKAAGFDAVEFWWPFAGSVPSDADVDAFARSITDAGVQLTGLNFNAGDMPAGDRGLVSWIGRESEFKDNIDVVAGIGERLGTKAFNALYGNRQDGQDPAAQDELAVANLVAAAQGVAAIGGTVLLEPVSGTPAYPLKTAADALAVIAKTQASGVGNVKLLADFYHLAVNGDDVAAVIEQGAKDFGHIQIADNPGRGAPGTGTLPLGEWIARSRELGYSGPIGLEYKAPAAEAFAWAIRQNA; this comes from the coding sequence ATGACGTACACAGTGAATTGCTCCATCCTCCTGACGGAGCTGCCCCTGCTGGAGCGCCCCGCCGCAGCCAAGGCTGCCGGCTTCGACGCCGTCGAGTTTTGGTGGCCGTTTGCCGGCTCGGTTCCCTCCGATGCCGACGTGGACGCCTTTGCCCGCTCCATCACCGATGCGGGCGTCCAGCTGACCGGCCTGAACTTCAACGCCGGCGACATGCCTGCCGGGGACCGCGGACTGGTTTCCTGGATTGGCCGCGAAAGCGAATTCAAGGACAACATCGACGTGGTTGCCGGAATCGGCGAGCGCCTGGGCACCAAGGCCTTCAACGCCCTCTACGGCAACCGCCAGGACGGCCAGGACCCCGCAGCCCAGGATGAGCTGGCCGTGGCCAACCTCGTGGCAGCCGCCCAGGGTGTGGCCGCGATCGGCGGAACGGTCCTGCTGGAACCCGTCTCCGGCACCCCCGCCTACCCGCTCAAGACCGCCGCAGACGCACTGGCCGTCATCGCCAAAACCCAGGCGTCCGGCGTCGGAAACGTCAAGCTGCTGGCAGATTTCTACCACCTGGCCGTCAACGGCGACGACGTCGCGGCAGTGATCGAGCAGGGCGCCAAGGACTTCGGCCACATCCAGATTGCCGACAACCCCGGCCGCGGCGCCCCCGGCACCGGCACCCTCCCCCTCGGCGAGTGGATTGCCCGCAGCCGCGAACTTGGCTACTCCGGCCCGATCGGCCTCGAGTACAAGGCCCCGGCAGCCGAGGCCTTCGCCTGGGCCATCCGTCAGAACGCCTGA
- a CDS encoding AAA family ATPase, which produces MDEKMGTFINDFGALVRLAQAAVDPVEGGDELLQTLADHLGAPSRNLSVVVEEVPAHRLVDLDILLESIADRDPGARLVGIGGGEQRNHLSLSDMVQYGHMHAAFPLAPPDYTNQPVGPDEQRQSVALGLRLFRYGGAPIAVLQREAKPNFGRQFATLEVLAAEPGDTASFLAEVRRRMEHESVFKGQVISLQISEFGPGMGGVTFIRRPELDRSEIILPGGVLDRVEDHTLGIGRQGPALKAHGQHLKRGLLLYGPPGTGKTHTVRYLLGQSPGTTAVLLSGGALARITEAAKLARALAPSIVVLEDCDLIAEDRSFGHGPQPLLFEVLDAMDGLDNDSDVAFVLTTNRVDMLERALAQRPGRVDLAVEIPRPTEHERLGLLRLYSRNLAFSAPALEAAAALTDGTTASLAKELVRRAVVAAALAGELPADAHLAAAAQQLMDDSSTLTRSLLGSGAGTGSQDFPGR; this is translated from the coding sequence ATGGATGAAAAAATGGGGACGTTCATCAATGATTTTGGCGCGCTTGTCCGTCTGGCCCAAGCAGCCGTGGATCCTGTCGAGGGCGGCGATGAGCTGCTACAAACACTTGCCGACCATCTGGGCGCACCGTCCAGGAACCTGTCGGTGGTGGTGGAAGAGGTCCCCGCCCACCGCCTGGTTGACCTGGACATCCTGCTCGAGTCCATCGCAGACCGGGATCCCGGCGCCCGCCTCGTGGGAATCGGGGGCGGCGAGCAACGCAACCACCTGTCCCTCAGCGACATGGTGCAGTACGGCCATATGCATGCAGCCTTCCCGCTGGCACCGCCGGACTACACCAACCAGCCCGTCGGCCCCGACGAGCAACGCCAGAGCGTTGCCTTGGGGCTCCGGCTTTTTCGCTACGGCGGTGCGCCAATCGCCGTGCTCCAGCGCGAGGCCAAGCCCAACTTTGGGCGTCAATTCGCCACCCTGGAGGTTCTTGCGGCAGAGCCGGGCGACACCGCATCCTTCCTGGCTGAAGTGCGCCGCCGGATGGAGCACGAAAGTGTTTTCAAGGGCCAGGTCATTTCCCTCCAAATCAGCGAGTTCGGTCCCGGCATGGGCGGCGTCACGTTCATCCGGCGCCCCGAATTGGACCGGAGCGAGATCATCCTGCCCGGCGGCGTCCTTGACCGGGTCGAAGACCACACCTTGGGGATTGGCCGCCAGGGGCCCGCATTGAAGGCGCACGGCCAGCACCTCAAGCGCGGCCTGCTCCTCTACGGGCCGCCCGGAACCGGCAAGACACACACTGTCCGCTACCTGCTGGGCCAAAGTCCCGGCACCACGGCCGTGCTCCTTTCCGGCGGCGCCCTGGCCCGGATCACGGAAGCGGCCAAGCTGGCCCGCGCCCTGGCTCCGTCCATCGTGGTCCTGGAGGATTGCGACCTCATCGCCGAAGACAGAAGTTTTGGCCATGGCCCGCAGCCGCTGCTGTTCGAGGTCCTCGACGCAATGGACGGCCTGGACAACGATTCCGACGTTGCTTTTGTACTGACCACAAACCGCGTCGACATGCTCGAGCGGGCACTGGCCCAGCGGCCCGGCCGGGTGGACCTGGCCGTGGAAATCCCCAGGCCCACCGAGCATGAACGCCTGGGACTGCTGCGGCTCTACTCCCGCAACCTGGCCTTCTCCGCCCCGGCCCTTGAGGCTGCGGCAGCCCTGACGGACGGCACCACGGCGTCCCTTGCCAAGGAATTGGTTCGGCGGGCCGTGGTGGCGGCCGCACTGGCGGGGGAACTTCCCGCAGATGCCCACCTGGCCGCAGCGGCACAACAGCTCATGGATGACAGTTCCACCCTCACCCGCAGCCTTCTCGGCAGCGGCGCGGGCACCGGCAGCCAGGACTTCCCCGGCCGCTAG
- a CDS encoding bifunctional allantoicase/(S)-ureidoglycine aminohydrolase gives MTGKYYHPKGGLPPQTHLTTERAIVTEAYTVIPKGVMTDIVTSTLPGFTNTRSWILARPIAGFSTTFSQLIVEIGPGGGAPVAEFEKGVEGVVFVTKGKVNLTLDGELHALEEGGYAYLAAGATWGLANVSDDIVSFQWIRKAYERLEGYEAKSFVTSDAEVEPTAMPDTNGAWKTTRFTDSSDLAHDMQVNIVTFQPGGAIPFPETHVMEHGLYVLQGKAMYLLNDDWVEVEAGDFMWLRAFCPQACYAGGPGEFRYLLYKDMNRQIRLT, from the coding sequence ATGACTGGCAAGTACTACCACCCCAAGGGCGGCCTGCCGCCGCAGACCCACCTCACCACGGAACGGGCCATCGTCACGGAGGCCTACACGGTCATCCCCAAGGGCGTCATGACCGACATCGTCACGAGCACGCTTCCCGGGTTCACCAACACCCGCTCGTGGATCCTGGCCCGTCCCATCGCAGGCTTCTCCACCACGTTCTCCCAGCTGATCGTTGAGATCGGCCCGGGCGGCGGGGCGCCCGTCGCCGAGTTTGAGAAGGGCGTCGAGGGCGTCGTCTTCGTCACCAAGGGCAAGGTCAACCTGACCCTCGACGGCGAACTGCACGCACTCGAGGAGGGCGGCTACGCCTACCTTGCCGCCGGCGCAACGTGGGGCCTGGCAAACGTCTCGGATGACATCGTCTCCTTCCAGTGGATCCGCAAGGCCTACGAACGCCTCGAAGGCTACGAGGCGAAGTCCTTCGTGACCAGCGATGCCGAGGTGGAACCCACCGCCATGCCGGACACCAACGGCGCCTGGAAGACCACCCGCTTCACGGATTCCAGCGACCTCGCCCACGACATGCAGGTCAACATCGTCACCTTCCAGCCCGGCGGCGCCATTCCGTTCCCGGAAACCCACGTCATGGAGCACGGCCTGTATGTCCTTCAGGGCAAGGCCATGTACCTGCTCAACGACGACTGGGTGGAGGTGGAGGCCGGCGACTTCATGTGGCTGCGCGCCTTCTGCCCCCAGGCCTGCTATGCCGGCGGCCCCGGCGAGTTCCGCTACCTGCTCTACAAGGACATGAACCGCCAGATCCGCCTCACCTAG
- a CDS encoding DUF6986 family protein gives MAAKLSLSAADLAHIDAALAPTDELLARNYPGDDGSRQPVHTVYVPADKFTPTLAADWGREALALAEGRGGLERLGSLLGQDAELAAAVAPRVAAKLAAEPIEDLRLDFEDGFGDRGDEAEDAAAVTAARAVNTAVGQGTAPPFIGIRFKCFEAATRNRGIRTLDLFVSTLVETGGLPDGLVLTLPKVTTVDQVRAMDFAVNRLEQIHGLPAGRLRFEVQVETPQLILAHDGTSPVARLAHEIPGRISGLHYGTYDYSASLEISAGYQSMEHPVADFAKEVMQLAVAGTGIRLSDGSTNVIPMGDGVESAWALHGRLVRRSLERGYYQGWDMHAAQLPSRFSAAYAFYREGLPASAERLRNYVEQTPGAVMDEPATARALANFVLRGVVCGAVGEDEVAALTGLTISRLTALAHPRLAQTVTN, from the coding sequence ATGGCCGCGAAACTCTCCCTCTCCGCCGCCGACCTGGCGCACATCGACGCCGCCCTGGCACCCACAGATGAACTCCTGGCCCGCAACTACCCCGGCGACGACGGCAGCCGCCAGCCCGTCCACACCGTCTACGTCCCCGCCGACAAGTTCACGCCCACCCTGGCCGCTGACTGGGGCCGGGAAGCATTGGCCCTGGCAGAGGGGCGCGGCGGACTCGAACGCCTCGGCTCCCTGCTGGGCCAGGACGCGGAACTCGCCGCCGCCGTGGCGCCGCGCGTGGCAGCCAAGCTGGCCGCCGAGCCCATCGAGGACCTGCGCCTGGACTTTGAGGACGGCTTCGGCGACCGCGGCGACGAGGCCGAGGACGCCGCGGCGGTCACGGCCGCCCGGGCCGTGAACACCGCCGTCGGGCAGGGCACCGCCCCGCCCTTCATCGGCATCCGCTTCAAGTGCTTCGAGGCCGCCACCCGCAACCGCGGCATCCGCACCCTTGACCTGTTCGTTTCCACCCTGGTGGAGACCGGCGGGCTGCCGGACGGCCTCGTCCTGACCCTGCCCAAGGTCACCACGGTGGACCAGGTCCGCGCCATGGACTTCGCCGTCAACCGCCTCGAGCAGATCCACGGGCTGCCCGCCGGCCGGCTCCGCTTTGAGGTGCAGGTGGAAACCCCGCAGCTCATCCTGGCCCACGACGGCACCTCCCCCGTCGCCCGCCTGGCCCACGAAATCCCGGGGCGGATCAGCGGCCTGCACTACGGCACCTACGACTACAGCGCCTCCCTGGAAATCTCCGCCGGCTACCAGTCCATGGAGCACCCGGTGGCGGACTTCGCCAAGGAGGTCATGCAGCTCGCCGTGGCCGGCACGGGCATCCGCCTCTCCGACGGCTCCACCAACGTCATCCCCATGGGCGACGGCGTGGAGTCGGCCTGGGCGCTGCACGGCCGCCTGGTGCGCCGCTCCCTGGAGCGCGGCTACTACCAGGGCTGGGACATGCACGCAGCCCAGCTGCCCAGCCGCTTCAGCGCAGCCTATGCGTTCTACCGCGAGGGGCTGCCGGCGTCGGCCGAACGCCTGCGCAACTACGTGGAGCAGACCCCCGGGGCCGTCATGGACGAGCCCGCAACGGCCCGCGCACTGGCCAACTTCGTGCTGCGCGGCGTGGTCTGCGGCGCCGTCGGCGAAGACGAAGTTGCCGCCCTGACCGGCCTCACCATTTCCCGCCTGACCGCACTGGCACACCCGCGGCTGGCCCAAACCGTAACGAACTAG
- the aceB gene encoding malate synthase A has translation MSNQTVTVTDLNPIPRAGEILTPEALDFVAELNARFNPARKNLLAARTARRTKVAETGKLDFLPETESVRSGDWKVAPAPAALTDRRVEMTGPASPAKMAINALNSGAKVWLADLEDASTPLWENVVDAVLNLRDAALGTLEYTSPEGKEYRLRTDAPLAVVVARPRGWHLEERHILLDGEPTSGALADFGLHFFHTAKALIANGQGPYYYLPKMESHLEARLWNDIFVFAQDYLGIPQGTIRATVLIETIPAAFEMDEILYELRDHASGLNAGRWDYLFSIIKYFRDAGAAFTLPDRAQVAMTAPFMRAYTELLVKTCHHRGAFAMGGMAAVIPNRREPEVTAAAFDKVRADKTREANDGFDGSWVAHPDLVPICQEVFDAVLGDKPNQLDKQRPDVTVTAEQLLDIASAAGSATEAGLRLNLYVAVAYTAVWISGNGAVAIHNLMEDAATAEISRSQVWQQIHNQVTLADTGNTVTRELVTQILAEETERLRGEVGEEAFTKHYAPASGLISEICLSEDYTDFLTIPAYELVG, from the coding sequence TTGAGCAACCAGACCGTCACCGTTACGGACCTGAACCCCATTCCCCGCGCGGGCGAAATCCTCACCCCCGAGGCCCTGGACTTTGTGGCGGAGCTGAACGCGCGCTTCAACCCGGCCCGCAAGAACCTCCTGGCCGCCCGCACCGCCCGCCGCACCAAGGTGGCCGAAACCGGGAAGCTTGACTTCCTCCCCGAGACCGAAAGCGTGCGCAGCGGCGACTGGAAGGTCGCCCCCGCACCGGCCGCGCTGACGGACCGCCGCGTCGAGATGACAGGCCCCGCCTCCCCCGCCAAAATGGCGATCAACGCCCTCAACTCCGGCGCCAAGGTCTGGCTGGCCGACCTTGAGGACGCCAGCACCCCGCTCTGGGAAAACGTGGTCGACGCCGTCCTGAACCTCCGCGACGCCGCCCTCGGCACGCTGGAATACACCTCCCCGGAGGGCAAGGAGTACCGTCTCCGCACGGACGCCCCGCTCGCCGTGGTGGTGGCCCGCCCCCGCGGCTGGCACCTTGAGGAACGGCACATCCTGCTCGACGGCGAACCCACCTCGGGTGCGCTGGCCGACTTCGGACTGCACTTCTTCCACACCGCCAAGGCGCTCATCGCCAACGGCCAGGGGCCGTACTACTACCTCCCCAAGATGGAAAGCCACCTCGAGGCCCGCCTCTGGAACGACATCTTCGTCTTCGCCCAGGACTACCTCGGCATCCCGCAGGGCACCATCCGCGCCACCGTGCTGATCGAGACCATCCCGGCCGCGTTTGAAATGGATGAGATCCTTTACGAACTGCGCGACCACGCCTCCGGGCTGAACGCCGGCCGCTGGGACTACCTGTTCAGCATCATCAAGTACTTCCGCGACGCCGGTGCGGCCTTCACCCTGCCGGACCGCGCCCAGGTGGCCATGACGGCACCGTTCATGCGCGCCTACACCGAGCTGCTGGTCAAGACCTGCCACCACCGCGGCGCCTTCGCCATGGGCGGCATGGCCGCGGTCATCCCGAACCGCCGCGAACCCGAAGTCACGGCCGCCGCCTTTGACAAGGTCCGCGCCGACAAGACCCGCGAGGCCAACGACGGCTTCGACGGTTCCTGGGTGGCGCACCCCGACCTGGTGCCGATCTGCCAGGAGGTCTTTGACGCCGTCCTGGGAGACAAGCCCAACCAGCTGGACAAGCAGCGCCCGGACGTCACCGTCACCGCCGAACAGCTGCTGGACATCGCCTCGGCCGCGGGCAGCGCCACCGAGGCGGGCCTGCGCCTGAACCTCTACGTGGCCGTGGCCTACACCGCCGTCTGGATTTCAGGCAACGGCGCCGTGGCCATCCACAACCTCATGGAAGACGCGGCCACCGCGGAGATTTCCCGGTCCCAGGTTTGGCAGCAGATCCACAACCAGGTCACGCTCGCCGACACCGGAAACACCGTCACCCGCGAGCTCGTGACGCAGATTCTCGCCGAAGAGACGGAGCGGCTGCGCGGCGAGGTGGGCGAGGAAGCCTTCACCAAGCACTACGCACCCGCCAGCGGCCTCATCTCCGAGATCTGCCTGTCCGAGGACTACACGGACTTCCTGACCATCCCCGCCTACGAACTGGTGGGCTGA
- a CDS encoding NAD-dependent malic enzyme has product MANPSPGNSITLRVSAPSNFTVTSELAAAVGAAGAAVTALDVTESRHESIVVDITANTTDDAHAQRIKESLDALDGVEVLHVSDRTFLMHLGGKLEVVPKVALRNRDDLSRAYTPGVARVCMAIAEDPEAARNLTVKRNTIAVLTDGSAVLGLGNIGPAAALPVMEGKAALFKQFANVDAWPVCLDTQDTEEIIMIAKAMAPVYGGINLEDIAAPRCFEIEKRLRDELDIPVFHDDQHGTAIVTLSALTNALKVVEKKIADVKIVVAGVGAAGNAIIQLLIAQGATNVVACGRNGSIHRNEVHTDEHRAWLAENTNPDNFEGTLHEAMAGADVFIGVSGPNVLGEEQVAAMAEKAIVFAMANPTPEVDPVIAARHAAVVATGRSDFPNQINNVLAFPGFFRGLLDAGVSDITPNMLVAAAEAIANGVSDEELNASYIIPSVFDPHVAGNVAAAVAAAAAGTITERKQS; this is encoded by the coding sequence ATGGCGAATCCAAGTCCCGGCAACTCGATTACCCTGCGCGTCAGTGCCCCGTCCAACTTCACGGTCACCAGCGAGCTCGCGGCCGCAGTCGGCGCCGCCGGCGCTGCCGTCACCGCCCTGGACGTGACCGAATCCCGGCATGAGAGCATCGTCGTGGACATCACGGCCAACACCACCGACGACGCCCACGCACAACGCATCAAGGAGTCGCTGGACGCGCTCGACGGCGTCGAGGTGCTGCACGTGTCCGACCGAACCTTCCTCATGCACCTCGGCGGCAAACTGGAGGTCGTCCCCAAAGTTGCGCTGCGCAACCGTGACGACCTTTCGCGGGCCTACACCCCCGGCGTCGCACGCGTTTGCATGGCGATTGCCGAAGATCCCGAAGCCGCCCGCAACCTCACGGTCAAGCGCAACACCATTGCCGTGCTGACCGACGGCTCTGCCGTGCTGGGCCTGGGCAACATCGGCCCTGCCGCCGCGCTGCCGGTCATGGAGGGCAAGGCGGCGCTGTTCAAGCAGTTTGCCAACGTGGACGCCTGGCCGGTGTGCCTGGACACGCAGGACACTGAGGAAATCATCATGATTGCCAAGGCCATGGCACCCGTCTACGGCGGCATCAACCTTGAGGACATCGCCGCACCGCGGTGCTTTGAAATCGAGAAGCGCCTGCGCGACGAGCTGGACATCCCGGTCTTCCACGACGACCAGCACGGCACCGCGATCGTGACCCTCTCCGCACTGACGAACGCACTGAAGGTCGTGGAAAAGAAGATCGCGGATGTGAAGATCGTGGTTGCCGGTGTCGGCGCGGCCGGCAACGCCATCATCCAGCTGCTCATCGCCCAGGGCGCCACCAATGTCGTGGCCTGCGGCCGCAACGGCTCCATCCACCGCAATGAGGTCCACACGGACGAGCACCGCGCTTGGCTGGCCGAGAACACCAACCCGGACAACTTCGAGGGCACGCTCCACGAGGCCATGGCCGGGGCAGATGTATTCATCGGCGTCAGCGGCCCCAACGTCCTGGGCGAGGAACAGGTTGCCGCCATGGCGGAGAAGGCAATTGTGTTCGCCATGGCCAACCCCACACCGGAGGTGGACCCGGTCATCGCCGCCCGCCACGCCGCCGTGGTGGCCACCGGACGCAGCGACTTCCCGAACCAGATCAACAATGTGCTGGCGTTCCCAGGCTTCTTCCGCGGCCTGCTGGACGCGGGCGTGTCGGACATCACACCGAATATGCTGGTGGCAGCCGCCGAGGCCATCGCCAACGGGGTCTCCGACGAAGAACTGAATGCCAGCTACATCATCCCCAGCGTTTTCGACCCGCACGTGGCCGGCAACGTCGCCGCCGCCGTGGCTGCCGCCGCGGCCGGCACCATCACAGAGAGGAAGCAGTCTTGA
- a CDS encoding IclR family transcriptional regulator translates to MAVKASGGVQSVERVFDLLELITDAGGNVTLSELSASTDLPLPTIHRLLRTLVTLGYIRQLPSRRYALGPRLIRLGEGATKQLGALAQPQLKTLVDELGETANMAVLDDDMVIYIAQVPSPHSMRMFTEVGRRAHTHDTGVGKALLAQLDDDTVRSIIARQGMPRPTSYSLGTIDELLADLARIRERGYSIDEQEQELGVRCFAMAVPDSPTPTAISVSGPVSRVDSAFADRAIPELRRAARVISGELNRN, encoded by the coding sequence ATGGCGGTAAAAGCAAGCGGCGGCGTGCAGTCCGTGGAACGTGTCTTTGACCTGCTGGAGCTCATCACGGATGCCGGCGGCAACGTCACCCTCAGTGAGCTCTCCGCCTCCACCGACCTGCCGCTGCCCACCATCCACCGGCTGCTGCGCACGCTCGTCACGCTGGGGTACATCCGCCAGCTGCCCAGCCGCCGCTACGCCCTGGGGCCGCGCCTGATCCGCCTCGGCGAAGGCGCCACGAAGCAGCTCGGCGCACTGGCCCAGCCACAGCTGAAGACGCTCGTGGACGAACTTGGCGAGACGGCCAACATGGCGGTCCTCGACGACGACATGGTCATTTACATTGCACAGGTCCCGTCCCCGCACTCCATGCGCATGTTCACGGAGGTTGGCCGCCGCGCCCACACGCACGACACCGGCGTGGGCAAGGCCCTCCTGGCCCAGCTGGACGATGACACCGTCCGCAGCATCATCGCCCGACAGGGCATGCCCCGCCCCACCAGCTACAGCCTCGGCACGATCGACGAGCTGCTGGCCGACCTTGCCCGCATCCGGGAGCGCGGCTACTCCATTGACGAACAGGAACAGGAGCTGGGCGTTCGCTGCTTCGCCATGGCCGTGCCCGATTCGCCGACGCCCACCGCCATTTCCGTCTCCGGGCCCGTCTCCCGCGTGGACTCCGCCTTTGCCGACCGCGCCATTCCAGAACTGCGTCGTGCGGCGAGGGTGATTTCGGGGGAGTTGAACCGGAACTAG
- the aceE gene encoding pyruvate dehydrogenase (acetyl-transferring), homodimeric type, translating to MLLRENDSPILGGLTSHLPDHDPEETAEWLEALDSLIEEKDTSRAQFIMRSLLQRAGAQSVGVPMVTTTDYVNTIPADQEPVFPGNEEIERKYRAWLRWNAAVLVHRAQRPDIGVGGHISTYAGAATLYEVGFNHFFRGKNHAGGGDQVFFQGHASPGMYARAFLEGRLSEEDLDGFRQEKSHEGHALSSYPHPRLMPEFWEFPTVSMGIGPMNAIYQAQSNRYLHNRGIKDTSNQHVWAFLGDGEMDEPESRGLLQLAANDKLDNLTFVINCNLQRLDGPVRGNGKIVQELEAFFRGAGWNVIKVLWGREWDDLLARDEDGSLVDVMNTTVDGDYQTYKAESGGFVREHFFGQTPQTKELAAHLSDDEVWNLKRGGHDYHKVYAAYKAATEFKGKPTVILAHTVKGYGLGTHFEARNSTHQMKKLTLQDLKDFRTHLRLPISDEVLEADPYRPPYYHPGMDTPEIQYMMARRNELGGFVPERRSKHTELELPGEKTYEVANRGSGKQHAATTMAFVRLLKDLMRDPKIGKRIVPIIPDEARTFGIDAFFPTAKIYNPNGQNYLSVDRDLVLAYKESISGQIVHAGINEAGSVAAFTAAGTSYATHGEPLIPIYVFYSMFGFQRTGDSFWAAGDQMTRGFIIGATAGRTTLTGEGLQHADGHSPILAATNPAVITYDPAYGYEIGAIMHAGLERMYGKDSVDPNVMYYITVYNEPIIQPKAPDNIDIEGITKGIYHLKAAQIQGPATQLLASGVSVPWALEAQQILAEEWGVAADVWSVTSWSELRRDGLAAEEDAFLHPENEPRTPYITAKMVGAQGPVVAVTDYMKAVPDQVRQFLPNDFATLGADGFGFSDTRAAARRFFKIDSHSVVVRTLQMLAKRGEVPAEAPAQAAAKYDLLNVNAGTTGNAGGDS from the coding sequence ATGTTACTGCGAGAGAACGACTCCCCCATCCTTGGCGGGCTGACCAGCCACCTGCCCGACCACGATCCCGAGGAAACCGCCGAATGGCTCGAAGCCCTCGACTCCCTCATCGAGGAGAAGGACACGAGCCGTGCCCAGTTCATTATGCGTAGCCTGCTTCAGCGGGCGGGTGCGCAGAGTGTTGGCGTGCCCATGGTCACGACGACTGATTATGTGAACACGATCCCTGCCGACCAGGAACCCGTGTTCCCCGGCAATGAAGAGATTGAGCGCAAGTACCGCGCTTGGTTGCGCTGGAACGCGGCTGTTTTGGTGCACCGCGCCCAGCGCCCCGACATTGGTGTTGGCGGACACATCTCCACCTACGCCGGTGCTGCGACACTGTATGAGGTGGGTTTCAACCATTTCTTCCGTGGCAAGAACCATGCCGGCGGCGGGGACCAGGTCTTCTTCCAGGGCCACGCATCCCCGGGCATGTACGCCCGCGCGTTCCTTGAAGGACGCCTGAGCGAGGAGGATTTGGACGGTTTCCGTCAGGAGAAGTCCCACGAGGGCCACGCCCTGTCTTCCTACCCGCACCCGCGCCTGATGCCGGAGTTCTGGGAATTCCCCACGGTCTCCATGGGTATCGGTCCCATGAACGCGATCTACCAGGCGCAGTCCAACCGGTACCTGCACAACCGCGGCATCAAGGACACCAGCAACCAGCATGTTTGGGCGTTCCTGGGTGACGGCGAAATGGACGAGCCCGAGTCCCGCGGCCTGCTCCAGCTTGCTGCCAACGACAAGCTGGACAACCTGACCTTTGTCATCAACTGCAACCTGCAGCGCCTGGACGGGCCGGTGCGCGGCAACGGCAAGATCGTCCAGGAACTGGAAGCATTCTTCCGCGGCGCCGGCTGGAATGTCATCAAGGTCCTTTGGGGCCGGGAGTGGGATGACCTGCTGGCCCGGGATGAAGACGGCTCACTCGTGGACGTCATGAACACCACCGTTGACGGGGACTACCAGACGTACAAGGCAGAGTCCGGCGGGTTCGTGCGGGAGCACTTCTTCGGCCAGACCCCGCAGACCAAGGAACTGGCAGCACACCTTTCCGACGACGAGGTCTGGAACCTCAAGCGCGGCGGGCACGACTACCACAAGGTCTACGCCGCCTACAAGGCCGCCACCGAGTTCAAGGGCAAGCCCACCGTGATCCTGGCCCACACCGTCAAGGGCTACGGGCTGGGCACTCACTTCGAGGCGCGCAACTCCACGCACCAGATGAAGAAGCTCACCTTGCAGGACCTCAAGGACTTCCGTACGCACCTGCGCCTGCCCATCTCTGATGAGGTCCTGGAAGCGGATCCGTACCGTCCCCCGTACTACCACCCCGGCATGGACACCCCGGAAATCCAGTACATGATGGCCCGCCGCAACGAACTCGGCGGTTTTGTGCCCGAACGCCGCTCCAAGCACACCGAGCTGGAACTCCCGGGAGAGAAGACCTACGAGGTCGCCAACCGCGGTTCCGGCAAGCAGCACGCCGCCACGACCATGGCCTTCGTGCGCCTGCTCAAGGACCTCATGCGCGATCCGAAGATCGGCAAGCGGATCGTGCCGATCATCCCGGATGAGGCACGCACCTTCGGCATCGACGCGTTCTTCCCGACCGCGAAGATCTACAACCCGAACGGGCAGAACTACCTCTCCGTGGACCGCGACCTGGTCCTGGCCTACAAGGAGTCCATCAGCGGGCAGATCGTGCACGCCGGCATCAACGAGGCCGGTTCAGTGGCCGCGTTCACCGCCGCCGGCACTTCCTACGCCACCCACGGGGAACCGTTGATCCCGATCTACGTGTTCTACTCCATGTTCGGCTTCCAACGCACCGGCGACTCCTTCTGGGCTGCCGGGGACCAGATGACCCGCGGATTCATCATCGGCGCCACCGCAGGACGGACCACCCTGACCGGTGAAGGCCTGCAGCACGCCGACGGGCACTCCCCGATCCTGGCCGCCACGAACCCGGCCGTGATCACCTACGACCCCGCCTACGGCTACGAAATCGGGGCGATCATGCACGCCGGCCTCGAGCGCATGTACGGCAAGGACTCAGTAGATCCCAACGTCATGTACTACATCACCGTGTACAACGAGCCGATCATCCAGCCCAAGGCACCGGACAACATCGACATCGAAGGCATCACCAAGGGCATCTACCACCTCAAGGCCGCACAGATCCAGGGACCGGCCACGCAGCTTCTGGCCTCCGGTGTCTCCGTGCCCTGGGCCCTGGAAGCACAGCAAATCCTCGCCGAGGAGTGGGGCGTTGCAGCAGATGTTTGGTCCGTGACCTCATGGTCCGAGCTGCGCCGCGACGGCCTCGCCGCCGAAGAAGACGCCTTCCTGCACCCCGAGAACGAGCCCCGGACCCCCTACATCACCGCCAAAATGGTCGGTGCCCAGGGACCCGTGGTCGCCGTGACCGACTACATGAAGGCCGTCCCGGACCAGGTACGCCAGTTCCTGCCCAACGACTTCGCCACCCTCGGCGCGGACGGCTTCGGCTTCTCCGACACCCGCGCAGCAGCACGGCGCTTCTTCAAGATCGACTCCCACTCAGTGGTCGTCCGCACCCTGCAAATGCTCGCCAAGCGCGGGGAAGTCCCCGCCGAAGCCCCCGCCCAGGCCGCCGCGAAATACGACCTGCTGAACGTCAACGCCGGCACCACCGGCAACGCAGGCGGCGACAGCTAA